The Zootoca vivipara chromosome 4, rZooViv1.1, whole genome shotgun sequence genome has a segment encoding these proteins:
- the VGLL3 gene encoding transcription cofactor vestigial-like protein 3 isoform X2: MGEGSAATGTGGWKARLPLLRTVALAGPAAAAMSCSDVVRHQPQATCCSPQLKLPGAVAACPAAPGAFPAPPFAHSQQSKLAVYSKMQESLEVTLPNKQEEDEKDQPTDMEYLNSRCVLFTYFQGDIGSVVDEHFSRALNQASHFSPETVISKSKTGLWRENATIASQRSGFPASFWTSSYQTPPPPCLSGVHPDFPVTAPGTFSAADPSSWPGHTLHQTAPPPPPSMPESWHYPLASQVSPSYGHMHDVYMHRHHPHAHMHHHHHPTSHLDPRYRSLLMPSVCAGKIPPPQCDATKTDPTAVTSATSTWAGAFHGTVDIVPTFGFDTGIQHQDKSKETSWF, translated from the exons ATGGGAGAAGGCAGCGCGGCGACCGGCACCGGCGGCTGGAAGGCTCGGCTCCCGCTTCTCCGGACGGTGGCATTAGCTGGTCCCGCGGCGGCTGCCATGAGCTGCTCCGACGTGGTGAGGCACCAGCCGCAGGCGACGTGCTGCTCGCCCCAGCTCAAGCTGCCCGGCGCCGTAGCTGCGTGTCCCGCGGCCCCCGGCGCCTTTCCTGCGCCGCCCTTCGCGCACAGCCAGCAG AGTAAGCTAGCTGTATACAGCAAGATGCAGGAATCTCTGGAAGTGACCCTTCCTAATAAACAAGAGGAAGATGAGAAAGACCAGCCTACTGATATGGAGTACCTTAACTCTCGCTGCGTCCTTTTCACTTACTTTCAGGGTGACATTGGGTCAGTAGTGGATGAACACTTCTCAAGAGCTTTAAACCAAGCTAGTCACTTCAGTCCTGAGACTGTCATTTCAAAAAGCAAGACAGGGCTATGGAGAG agaaTGCAACAATCGCAAGCCAGAGGAGTGGTTTCCCAGCTTCGTTTTGGACCAGTTCTTATCAAACTCCACCTCCGCCGTGCTTAAGTGGAGTTCATCCTGACTTTCCTGTTACTGCACCAGGCACCTTCTCAGCAGCAGATCCCAGCAGCTGGCCAGGACATACTCTGCACCAGActgctccgcctcctccgccGAGTATGCCAGAATCTTGGCATTATCCATTAGCATCTCAGGTGAGCCCTTCATATGGACACATGCATGATGTATACATGCACCGCCACCATCCTCATGCACACatgcatcatcatcaccacccaaCTTCGCACCTTGACCCACGGTACAGATCTTTGCTGATGCCTTCAGTTTGCGCAGGCAAGATTCCTCCaccacagtgtgatgcaacaaAGACAGATCCTACTGCTGTCACCAGTGCTACCTCAACTTGGGCAGGAGCCTTTCATGGAACAGTTGACATTGTGCCAACTTTTGGGTTTGACACAG GCATCCAACATCAGGACAAAAGTAAGGAGACATCATGGTTCTGA
- the VGLL3 gene encoding transcription cofactor vestigial-like protein 3 isoform X1, with product MGEGSAATGTGGWKARLPLLRTVALAGPAAAAMSCSDVVRHQPQATCCSPQLKLPGAVAACPAAPGAFPAPPFAHSQQSKLAVYSKMQESLEVTLPNKQEEDEKDQPTDMEYLNSRCVLFTYFQGDIGSVVDEHFSRALNQASHFSPETVISKSKTGLWRENATIASQRSGFPASFWTSSYQTPPPPCLSGVHPDFPVTAPGTFSAADPSSWPGHTLHQTAPPPPPSMPESWHYPLASQVSPSYGHMHDVYMHRHHPHAHMHHHHHPTSHLDPRYRSLLMPSVCAGKIPPPQCDATKTDPTAVTSATSTWAGAFHGTVDIVPTFGFDTGKLQLSLLRGSYFRKRVVTKQILKTAANSGGGGKSGTAGLAGPPSPISHQPAW from the exons ATGGGAGAAGGCAGCGCGGCGACCGGCACCGGCGGCTGGAAGGCTCGGCTCCCGCTTCTCCGGACGGTGGCATTAGCTGGTCCCGCGGCGGCTGCCATGAGCTGCTCCGACGTGGTGAGGCACCAGCCGCAGGCGACGTGCTGCTCGCCCCAGCTCAAGCTGCCCGGCGCCGTAGCTGCGTGTCCCGCGGCCCCCGGCGCCTTTCCTGCGCCGCCCTTCGCGCACAGCCAGCAG AGTAAGCTAGCTGTATACAGCAAGATGCAGGAATCTCTGGAAGTGACCCTTCCTAATAAACAAGAGGAAGATGAGAAAGACCAGCCTACTGATATGGAGTACCTTAACTCTCGCTGCGTCCTTTTCACTTACTTTCAGGGTGACATTGGGTCAGTAGTGGATGAACACTTCTCAAGAGCTTTAAACCAAGCTAGTCACTTCAGTCCTGAGACTGTCATTTCAAAAAGCAAGACAGGGCTATGGAGAG agaaTGCAACAATCGCAAGCCAGAGGAGTGGTTTCCCAGCTTCGTTTTGGACCAGTTCTTATCAAACTCCACCTCCGCCGTGCTTAAGTGGAGTTCATCCTGACTTTCCTGTTACTGCACCAGGCACCTTCTCAGCAGCAGATCCCAGCAGCTGGCCAGGACATACTCTGCACCAGActgctccgcctcctccgccGAGTATGCCAGAATCTTGGCATTATCCATTAGCATCTCAGGTGAGCCCTTCATATGGACACATGCATGATGTATACATGCACCGCCACCATCCTCATGCACACatgcatcatcatcaccacccaaCTTCGCACCTTGACCCACGGTACAGATCTTTGCTGATGCCTTCAGTTTGCGCAGGCAAGATTCCTCCaccacagtgtgatgcaacaaAGACAGATCCTACTGCTGTCACCAGTGCTACCTCAACTTGGGCAGGAGCCTTTCATGGAACAGTTGACATTGTGCCAACTTTTGGGTTTGACACAGGTAAGCTGCAGCTTTCTCTTTTACGTGGTTCGTATTTTAGGAAGCGTGTCGTAACCAAGCAAATTCTCAAGACCGCTgctaattcgggggggggggggaagagtggcactgcaggtcttgctgggcctccttctcccatctcccatcagccagcatggtga